In one window of Synechococcus sp. M16CYN DNA:
- a CDS encoding DUF6716 putative glycosyltransferase produces the protein MTIVLACDGVLEQYSCHRFADDWRRQGRRCLVVGPQLLGHQPLPCRNCDVTLRPTELLGSTVLEQASAIGLFLHNPDEIEAIANGYKNYRKSQGLKSVPVFSGPLIPLMGDGLVDAFLKRFSCDLIIVSGNQQIAQLRSITTHWPTNWRIPKILATGFWFPREASASQANQPLLVALIQDNIPTYLGAKQRLLQLLERWATDQPGWTVVLQRDQSWAVDETIASNKGNSPVNIIEAAPEQMLRLLGRCTACLSVSSPWSLVAMMWRRIPLVIGDYGIQAEQQTTNFFGCGTMHRLRDIKGLNAVHNLPLVNEGWLDNMGGAIKDGSNRLLALLDTWKNK, from the coding sequence ATGACTATAGTTTTGGCTTGCGATGGTGTGCTGGAGCAATATAGTTGCCATAGATTCGCCGATGACTGGCGCCGTCAAGGACGGCGGTGCCTTGTGGTGGGTCCACAGTTGCTTGGGCATCAGCCACTTCCTTGCAGGAATTGCGATGTAACACTTCGCCCTACTGAACTCCTTGGGAGCACTGTGTTGGAACAAGCTAGTGCCATTGGTCTTTTCTTGCATAATCCCGACGAAATCGAAGCCATCGCAAACGGTTACAAAAACTATCGCAAAAGCCAAGGACTTAAATCTGTACCTGTGTTCAGCGGCCCGCTCATACCTCTCATGGGAGATGGTCTGGTCGACGCGTTTCTTAAGCGATTCAGTTGCGACCTAATAATCGTCAGTGGCAATCAACAAATCGCTCAGCTCAGATCCATAACCACCCATTGGCCGACCAACTGGCGAATTCCGAAAATTTTGGCCACTGGTTTCTGGTTTCCGAGAGAAGCATCCGCTTCTCAGGCCAACCAACCCTTACTCGTAGCATTGATTCAGGACAATATTCCGACGTATTTGGGAGCCAAGCAGCGGTTGCTTCAGCTGCTGGAACGTTGGGCTACTGACCAACCTGGCTGGACAGTGGTTCTGCAAAGGGATCAATCTTGGGCAGTAGACGAAACCATTGCTTCCAATAAAGGAAACAGCCCCGTAAATATAATAGAGGCAGCCCCGGAACAAATGCTGAGACTGCTTGGTCGTTGCACTGCTTGTCTTTCGGTGAGTTCTCCGTGGAGTTTGGTCGCAATGATGTGGAGACGGATTCCACTTGTCATAGGGGATTACGGGATCCAGGCCGAACAACAAACTACTAACTTCTTTGGCTGCGGAACTATGCATCGTCTCCGCGACATAAAAGGACTCAATGCGGTGCACAATCTCCCCTTGGTCAATGAAGGCTGGCTAGATAACATGGGAGGAGCTATTAAAGACGGCAGCAATCGACTGCTCGCACTTCTTGATACTTGGAAGAATAAATAG
- a CDS encoding DUF6716 putative glycosyltransferase produces the protein MTRPLRLLLIGDSDSQLLVCEALCQCPTDRSVHFTINVIPRDGTPCEIMQRMNSLGALWHQSLAQLLNNPQLLHFDAVGVFLTGSKLSDTRLALEYYPKRPKLFCGFNGVVLEHFIEGISWRLGYDLICLGGPRDRDALNRLISQTPYADQRIVLTGLQRNRKVSGLQNPEQRPKRLIFAEQVIIPAKARDRAEMIQILADLASRSPNWDILIKPRVVPGDTTFHDANTHISTTLHQTLGVSPVNLKLDYRPLPELLSRAQLMATISSTAFFDALDYGCRPLAMNDLGLQASHGSYIFAGSGVWRSLSQVCDLDTLSQELPTPNPRWLEWMGYSERFSPDNLFEALAVLQPATYAPVSQWGYTTNTRSSFNQLRVGAESAISVADWQGAEELLSQASQMRPQHRGVARRLAAVSCRNPWLRRVKSLLSYRNLG, from the coding sequence ATGACACGCCCACTGCGACTTCTCCTTATCGGTGACAGCGACAGTCAGCTTCTGGTTTGTGAAGCACTCTGTCAATGCCCCACCGATAGATCGGTTCACTTCACTATCAATGTCATTCCGAGAGATGGGACACCATGTGAAATTATGCAGCGCATGAACAGCCTAGGAGCTCTCTGGCACCAGAGCCTTGCTCAGCTACTGAATAACCCTCAACTACTTCACTTCGACGCTGTTGGAGTTTTCTTGACAGGTAGCAAATTGAGCGACACCCGACTCGCTTTAGAATATTACCCCAAACGCCCCAAGCTTTTTTGTGGATTCAATGGCGTGGTGCTGGAGCATTTCATAGAGGGCATCAGCTGGAGATTGGGGTATGACCTAATTTGTCTCGGTGGCCCGCGTGACCGCGACGCATTAAATCGGTTGATTTCACAAACCCCGTACGCTGATCAACGAATCGTGCTGACTGGATTGCAGCGTAATAGAAAGGTCAGTGGCTTACAAAATCCAGAACAACGACCCAAGCGACTGATTTTTGCTGAGCAGGTCATAATACCAGCGAAAGCCAGGGATCGAGCTGAAATGATCCAGATCCTGGCAGATTTAGCCTCTCGCTCGCCTAACTGGGACATCTTGATTAAGCCACGAGTTGTCCCTGGGGATACCACGTTCCATGACGCAAACACTCACATCAGTACGACCTTGCACCAAACCTTGGGTGTCTCCCCGGTCAATCTCAAGCTTGACTACCGTCCGCTACCTGAATTGTTGAGTAGAGCACAGCTGATGGCAACAATTTCTTCTACGGCATTTTTTGATGCTTTGGATTATGGATGTCGACCGTTGGCCATGAACGATCTAGGCCTCCAAGCGAGCCACGGCAGCTATATCTTTGCTGGAAGTGGCGTTTGGCGCTCCCTAAGCCAAGTCTGTGATCTTGATACACTTAGTCAAGAGCTTCCAACTCCAAATCCCCGGTGGCTTGAATGGATGGGCTACAGCGAGCGCTTCAGCCCAGATAATCTGTTCGAGGCTCTTGCCGTACTACAGCCAGCAACATACGCTCCCGTGAGTCAATGGGGATACACTACGAACACTCGATCCAGCTTTAATCAGCTGAGAGTCGGTGCAGAGTCTGCGATCAGCGTAGCCGATTGGCAAGGAGCAGAAGAATTATTAAGCCAGGCTTCCCAGATGAGGCCGCAGCATCGGGGGGTGGCTCGACGTCTAGCAGCAGTGTCATGCCGAAACCCTTGGCTGCGTCGGGTCAAATCCCTCCTGTCCTATCGAAATCTGGGATAG
- a CDS encoding N-acetylneuraminate synthase family protein, whose protein sequence is MQSILIERNFTRFVIFAEDNILSALGKITANQSRLIFIVSESGVLQGVLTDGDFRRWIATCGEIDLNRPVTAAMNPSCRSALEGTPVADLAMMLNSKIIALPLLDNHGRIVAVVRLSTRALQLGRHLIGDEHPSFIIAEIGNNHNGNIDFAFQLIDAAHAAGADCAKFQMRDMGRLYSNSHKSSDMTSDLGTQYTLHLLERFQLTDDELFRCFDYTASKGLVPLCTPWDDISLNKLEYWGMEGFKVASADFTNHSLITKISATGKPLICSTGMASELEICSGIRHLQEAGCNYVLLHCNSTYPTPFKDVNLRYLERLRELANAPVGYSGHERGIEIPIAAVALGAVVIEKHITLNRGMEGNDHKVSLLRDEFAQMILGIRRVEESMGQGGKRSISQGEMINREILAKSLVASRDIAIGTTITHAMVEIRSPGQGLQPNRINELIGKQLSVNKNKGDTFFPSDLKTQSTRRRHFNFSQCFGLPVRYHDINLFSEASNLDFVEIHLSYKDLEVDLNTVLPKKQSVGLVIHAPELFAGDHTLDLSTENDDYRQHSIQELQRVVDISRDLRTRFECSESVLLVTNVGGFSDHHHLERQERQPLKEHLIKSLQKIVTGNEVEIIPQTMPPFPWHFGGQRYHNLFVDVDFIEDFNKETKMRVCLDVSHSKLACNHLHASFSEFLKRVLPFTAHLHLADAQGVDSEGLQIKDGEIDWNELFDLIKLYAPEASFIPEIWQGHKNRGEGAWIALERLEFYSLLKENKIRTA, encoded by the coding sequence GTGCAAAGCATCCTCATCGAACGCAATTTCACTCGGTTCGTTATCTTTGCGGAGGACAATATTCTTTCAGCGCTGGGCAAAATCACTGCCAATCAATCACGGCTGATCTTCATAGTTTCTGAGAGTGGAGTGCTCCAAGGAGTTCTCACTGATGGAGACTTTCGCCGGTGGATCGCAACATGTGGAGAAATTGATCTCAATCGTCCGGTTACCGCGGCAATGAACCCGAGCTGTCGCTCGGCCCTTGAAGGCACCCCAGTGGCAGATTTAGCCATGATGCTCAATTCTAAAATCATTGCCTTACCACTGCTCGACAACCATGGCCGCATTGTGGCAGTGGTACGACTAAGCACCAGAGCACTTCAATTGGGACGACACCTAATTGGAGATGAACATCCAAGTTTCATTATTGCAGAAATCGGTAACAACCATAATGGAAATATCGATTTCGCATTTCAACTCATCGATGCTGCCCACGCTGCTGGAGCTGACTGCGCCAAATTCCAAATGCGTGATATGGGGCGTCTTTATAGCAATTCACATAAAAGCAGTGACATGACATCTGACCTTGGAACACAGTACACCCTCCATCTTCTTGAGCGCTTCCAACTGACAGACGACGAACTATTCCGATGCTTTGACTACACAGCAAGCAAAGGATTAGTACCCCTTTGCACTCCGTGGGATGACATAAGCCTGAACAAACTGGAATATTGGGGAATGGAAGGATTTAAGGTTGCTTCCGCTGATTTTACCAATCATTCTCTAATTACCAAGATCTCTGCAACAGGGAAGCCGTTAATCTGTTCCACTGGAATGGCATCAGAGCTAGAGATATGTTCTGGCATTCGTCATTTACAAGAAGCGGGGTGTAACTACGTTTTGTTACACTGCAATTCCACTTACCCTACACCATTCAAAGATGTAAATCTTCGCTATCTCGAGCGATTGCGAGAGCTAGCCAATGCACCTGTAGGTTACTCTGGCCACGAACGGGGAATTGAAATCCCAATCGCTGCTGTAGCACTTGGAGCAGTTGTTATTGAAAAGCACATTACTCTCAATCGAGGTATGGAAGGCAATGATCATAAGGTTAGTCTTCTCCGGGATGAATTTGCCCAAATGATTCTTGGCATTCGTAGGGTAGAAGAATCGATGGGACAGGGTGGCAAGCGCAGTATTAGTCAGGGGGAAATGATAAATCGCGAGATACTTGCCAAAAGTCTTGTAGCCTCTCGTGACATTGCTATCGGAACAACAATCACGCATGCTATGGTCGAGATCCGAAGCCCAGGCCAAGGACTTCAACCAAACCGAATCAATGAACTAATTGGTAAGCAGCTATCAGTAAACAAAAACAAAGGTGATACATTTTTCCCTTCAGATTTAAAAACCCAGTCAACAAGGAGAAGGCACTTCAATTTTTCTCAATGCTTTGGGTTGCCTGTGCGATATCATGACATTAATTTATTTTCTGAAGCAAGTAATCTAGATTTTGTTGAAATTCATCTTAGTTATAAGGACTTAGAAGTTGATCTTAATACAGTTCTTCCTAAAAAACAGTCTGTTGGTCTTGTTATTCATGCGCCAGAATTATTTGCAGGTGATCATACGCTTGATCTTTCAACAGAAAATGATGATTATCGCCAGCACTCAATTCAAGAGTTACAACGAGTTGTTGATATTTCAAGAGATCTCCGTACCCGCTTTGAATGCTCAGAATCCGTCTTGCTAGTCACTAATGTTGGAGGATTCTCAGATCATCATCATCTAGAGCGCCAGGAAAGACAACCATTAAAAGAGCACTTAATCAAAAGTTTACAAAAAATAGTAACAGGTAATGAAGTTGAAATTATTCCACAAACAATGCCGCCATTTCCATGGCATTTTGGCGGACAAAGATATCATAATTTATTTGTAGATGTAGATTTTATTGAGGATTTTAATAAAGAGACGAAAATGCGTGTGTGTCTTGATGTTTCACACTCTAAGCTAGCTTGCAATCATCTTCATGCATCATTCAGCGAATTTCTAAAGAGAGTCCTTCCTTTTACTGCGCATTTACATCTTGCTGATGCACAAGGTGTTGATAGTGAAGGTCTGCAAATTAAAGATGGAGAGATTGATTGGAACGAACTTTTTGACCTAATAAAATTATATGCTCCGGAGGCGTCGTTTATCCCAGAAATTTGGCAGGGTCATAAAAATCGAGGAGAGGGAGCATGGATTGCCTTAGAAAGACTTGAGTTTTACTCTTTATTAAAAGAAAATAAAATCAGAACTGCGTGA
- a CDS encoding sulfotransferase family protein → MIKSRHFIRIKHYKLLYGRVPKAANSSIKAALCHLLSQRPHKGIKTTADKFWQHATNNETELITIQEACKYRLNHFSFSFVRNPFDRLIAAYNNKVLEIKEPPLPMKNMKIYHGMSFESFLDVLTNTPVNQYDVHLLPQSNLLCTKKRIIPEFIGRFEQINEHWSLLRKILSYQGINVIESLPRKNVRRNQYSDLSRYFHSDTLIDKALQIYNDDIILFYKDINIDNLIDNTPLPKIMPFQSRSLQLLNWLKYNNVCC, encoded by the coding sequence ATGATAAAGTCTCGTCATTTCATTCGTATAAAGCATTATAAATTGCTTTATGGTAGAGTACCTAAAGCAGCTAATTCATCAATTAAAGCAGCTTTATGTCATCTACTCAGCCAACGTCCTCATAAAGGTATAAAGACAACCGCAGATAAATTCTGGCAACATGCAACTAATAATGAAACCGAACTAATTACGATACAGGAAGCTTGTAAGTATCGACTTAATCATTTTAGTTTTAGTTTTGTTCGTAACCCTTTCGACCGTTTAATCGCAGCCTACAATAATAAAGTACTTGAAATTAAAGAGCCTCCATTACCAATGAAGAATATGAAAATTTATCATGGGATGTCTTTTGAATCTTTTCTAGACGTGTTAACTAATACACCAGTGAATCAATATGATGTACACCTACTACCTCAAAGCAATTTATTATGTACTAAAAAACGAATAATACCAGAATTTATTGGTAGATTTGAACAAATTAATGAGCATTGGAGTTTGCTCAGAAAAATTTTATCATATCAAGGCATTAACGTTATTGAATCTCTTCCTCGAAAGAATGTGCGTCGCAATCAATATAGTGATCTTAGTAGATATTTTCATAGCGATACTTTGATTGATAAGGCTCTTCAAATTTATAATGATGATATCATATTATTTTATAAAGACATAAATATTGACAATTTAATTGATAACACACCGCTACCAAAAATTATGCCTTTTCAATCTCGATCACTACAATTATTAAACTGGTTAAAGTATAATAATGTCTGCTGTTAA